The following nucleotide sequence is from Equus quagga isolate Etosha38 unplaced genomic scaffold, UCLA_HA_Equagga_1.0 HiC_scaffold_10061_RagTag, whole genome shotgun sequence.
ATAACTAGACCTACTCACTGCCACTGAATAAATCTTCataaaatcagaactgaaagaTTAATTCAGAGAAATATATTGACTGCCTATCTCCAGGATAGGGTACCCTATCCAGCCAGCAAAAGTAGTTATCAGTGTAGAAATGGCTATCTCTGTTGTGGACCCTCCCTGACTTATAAATAGCTAGCTCTGTTTCCCAccccagaaggaaagaaggcactGCTTACACACACAATACCAACCTGTTTAGAAACTGGCTTTAGTTTGGATCAGTAGGGCCCTCAAGGAGGGCGGAGTGGCAGGGAGGTCACTGCTTCCCTCCAAGTATTTTATCCTCCTTTCCAGAGGAAGACTGATTACTGAAAGGGGactcttttattttgcttaagatGCTGATTCAAATAGGAGGTATCAAAACAGTTTAAATTGATAACGTATTAGCATCACGCTTACTTCAGACATGGAAAATCATAGGTTCCACTACTCCCCATGACCCCACTCACAGGAAGGTAATGAGGGTGATCACGAGTAGATGGTTTAACGTTGCACTagttatctaattttttaaaaagtactaagaATGAAACTATATTCTTTCCACTTGTTTCCAAGTTGATAGATACAGATGACATACCTATACAAGTCAATGTGCAGTAAAGTCTACTTGAATGCTTGGATGAGATTTGTGTATTAGGGAAAAAAGATTAACCTACACCACAGCTAAAACTGGTAGTGTAAATTGGGGCAGTAGCCGGTCACGACAGATAAGAGCACCTGTAGGGAACTTAACTGCCAGATACAGTCCCTGCTGGAGGAGCTTCCAGTCTGAAAGACTAGATTATAAAATGCCAGGAAACTGGGATTATGTGCCACGGATAAAACGAGCATCAGTAAGGATTACAAGGAAACAGTCCTTTTCCGTGTACATGTGGGCGGCTCTGAAAAGAGCCTTTGGGGATGAATGGGAGACCTTGAGGCTCAGGCCCTTTCCCCGCGAATGCGACGCGCGAGCTGGATGTCCTTGGGCATGATGGTGACGCGCTTGGCGTGGATGGCACACAGGTTGGTGTCCTCAAAGAGCCCCACCAGGTAGGCCTCGCACGCCTCCTGCAGCGCCATCACGGCCGAGCTCTGGAAGCGCAGGTCGGTCTTGAAGTCCTGCGCGATCTCGCGCACCAGGCGCTGGAAGGGCAGCTTGCGGATCAGCAGCTCGGTGGACTTCTGGTAGCGGCGGATCTCGCGCAGGGCCACCGTGCCGGGCCGGTAGCGGTGGGGCTTCTTCACGCCGCCCGTCGCAGGCGCGCTCTTGCGAGCCGCCTTGGTGGCCAGCTGCTTGCGCGGCGCCTTGCCACCGGTGGACTTGCGAGCCGTCTGCTTTGTGCGAGCCATGGCCTGAACGTTCGATTCGTGTAAAAAGTGAAGGCTGGCCGCATTATTTATAGTGACAGTCAGAAGCTGATTGGACAAAAGGAGGCCAGAACTACCCAACTGTCACGGGATTGGTTAAAGGACTcggaatttttatttgttgtgcCTTAAACCCTCTGATATTCTTAGGTACCATGCcctcaacatttttttctgttttccctgtaAAGTTATTCACTCTATGCCAGAGATTTCCAGTAGACATGCGAGCTACACTAGAAATTTTTCTAGGATCCACatgagaacaaaataaatccaGGAGAAATTAGTTTTAATACTATGTATTTTACTTAACTCAATACACCCAAAATATTCCCATGTAATCAACAAAATTCTTcgatattttaaattcctt
It contains:
- the LOC124231865 gene encoding histone H3.1 — protein: MARTKQTARKSTGGKAPRKQLATKAARKSAPATGGVKKPHRYRPGTVALREIRRYQKSTELLIRKLPFQRLVREIAQDFKTDLRFQSSAVMALQEACEAYLVGLFEDTNLCAIHAKRVTIMPKDIQLARRIRGERA